From Odontesthes bonariensis isolate fOdoBon6 chromosome 21, fOdoBon6.hap1, whole genome shotgun sequence, a single genomic window includes:
- the LOC142371508 gene encoding suppressor of cytokine signaling 3-like, which yields MVTHSKFDSAMSSSPLDSKMRLPYHYKTFTSKSQYTMVLATLHRLQQSDFYWSTITGKEANALLVAQPTGTFLIRDSSDNRHLFTLCVKTASGTKNLRIQCDANSFYLQTDPKNINSVPHFDCVLKLVQHYMPHSKENTDYYINSGGEKIPLELIKPLYHCLSTLQHLSRKTVNGHVDISSKRDQLPHSVKELLQEYDASI from the coding sequence ATGGTAACTCACAGCAAGTTTGACTCCGCAATGAGCAGCAGCCCCTTGGACTCCAAAATGCGGCTGCCCTATCATTACAAGACTTTTACCTCAAAGTCGCAGTACACAATGGTCCTCGCCACACTTCACAGGCTCCAGCAGAGTGACTTCTACTGGAGCACCATCACCGGCAAGGAGGCTAATGCTCTGCTGGTAGCTCAGCCCACTGGCACATTCCTCATCCGGGACAGCTCGGACAACCGACACCTGTTCACCCTCTGCGTCAAGACAGCGTCAGGCACAAAGAACCTTCGCATCCAGTGCGATGCAAATTCTTTTTACCTGCAGACGGACCCTAAAAACATCAACTCTGTTCCTCATTTCGACTGTGTCCTAAAGCTGGTTCAACACTACATGCCTCACAGCAAGGAGAACACAGACTACTACATTAACTCTGGAGGCGAGAAGATCCCTCTTGAGCTAATCAAACCCCTCTACCATTGCCTGTCCACCCTGCAGCACCTGAGCAGGAAAACGGTCAACGGCCATGTGGACATTTCTTCTAAAAGAGATCAACTTCCTCATTCTGTTAAGGAGTTACTCCAGGAGTATGATGCCTCTATCTAG